One Nitrospira sp. DNA window includes the following coding sequences:
- a CDS encoding Agmatinase, translating to MALPSGWLGQSDNFLGIDEPWCHPDRAGVYILPAPYEHTSSYILGSDRGPSAIIEASQQVELYDETLKYEPYREWGGVATAATLNLNGLVDGPAVQAIQDFVQPHVGRGKFLVTLTGEHTGALGAIRAHARTYPTMCVVQIDAHGDLRQAYQGNPYSHASVMARVVDDGLPLVQVGIRSISPEEIDLIQKTPKIKTFFAASILDPSGPYEGRAARWIPDVMASCTGPVYLTFDCDGLDASLVPALGTPEPGGLGWYDTIALVTALADGPGIVGMDISEIAPIEGFVAPQFSIARLIYRMLGRIRAGRRVH from the coding sequence ATGGCGCTCCCATCCGGATGGCTTGGGCAAAGTGATAACTTCCTCGGGATCGACGAGCCCTGGTGCCATCCTGATCGGGCCGGGGTCTACATTCTGCCGGCTCCCTACGAACACACCTCGAGTTATATCCTCGGGTCAGATCGCGGTCCCTCCGCCATCATCGAAGCGTCTCAACAAGTGGAGTTGTACGACGAGACGTTGAAGTACGAACCCTATCGCGAATGGGGCGGGGTGGCGACTGCCGCCACCTTGAACCTGAACGGTCTCGTCGATGGGCCGGCCGTGCAGGCCATTCAAGACTTCGTGCAGCCGCATGTCGGCCGGGGGAAGTTTCTGGTCACCCTGACCGGTGAACATACCGGCGCGCTGGGGGCGATCCGCGCGCATGCGCGGACCTATCCGACCATGTGCGTCGTGCAGATCGATGCCCATGGGGACCTGCGCCAGGCCTATCAGGGCAATCCCTACAGCCATGCCAGTGTGATGGCCCGTGTGGTCGACGATGGCCTGCCGCTGGTGCAAGTCGGTATTCGATCCATCAGTCCCGAAGAAATCGACCTGATTCAAAAGACCCCAAAGATCAAGACGTTCTTCGCGGCGTCGATCCTGGACCCCTCCGGTCCCTATGAAGGACGAGCGGCTCGCTGGATTCCCGACGTCATGGCATCCTGTACAGGACCGGTGTACCTCACGTTCGACTGCGACGGACTCGACGCGTCGCTGGTGCCGGCACTCGGAACGCCGGAACCGGGCGGGTTGGGTTGGTATGATACGATCGCACTGGTGACGGCGCTTGCCGATGGACCGGGGATCGTCGGGATGGACATCAGCGAAATCGCCCCCATCGAAGGATTCGTCGCTCCGCAGTTCAGCATCGCTCGGCTGATCTATCGTATGCTCGGACGGATTCGTGCCGGCCGGCGCGTACATTAA
- a CDS encoding LSU rRNA pseudouridine(2604) synthase codes for MRINKFFTEQGLCSRREADRLISEGRVTINGRVAKLGDQVSAGDLVARDGAIIQRGNRPVYIKYHKPVGVTTTTEPHVRRNIIAEIGHGARIFPIGRLDKDSSGLILLTNDGDIVNAILRVEHGHEREYRVEVDREFDETFLARMAQGVVILGVRTRPCTVVRLGPRRFRIILTEGRNRQIRRMCQALGYRVVSLHRVRIMHITIEGLQAGQWRDLTPEERRRLFQALGRSDELSV; via the coding sequence ATGCGCATCAATAAGTTCTTCACGGAGCAAGGTCTCTGTTCACGGAGAGAAGCGGATCGGCTGATTAGCGAGGGCCGGGTGACGATCAACGGCCGGGTGGCCAAGCTCGGCGATCAAGTCTCGGCAGGCGACCTTGTCGCGCGCGACGGTGCGATCATTCAGCGGGGCAATCGCCCCGTCTATATCAAATATCACAAGCCCGTCGGGGTGACGACGACCACCGAACCCCATGTGCGGCGAAACATCATCGCTGAAATCGGCCATGGCGCGAGGATCTTCCCCATCGGGCGATTGGATAAAGATTCATCCGGCCTCATCCTGCTGACGAACGACGGCGACATCGTCAATGCGATCTTGCGGGTCGAGCATGGGCATGAACGGGAATATCGGGTGGAGGTGGATCGGGAGTTCGACGAGACGTTCCTCGCACGCATGGCGCAGGGCGTGGTGATTCTAGGGGTACGCACGCGGCCCTGTACGGTGGTGCGCCTCGGTCCCAGGCGGTTTCGCATCATCCTCACAGAAGGACGCAATCGTCAAATCAGACGCATGTGCCAGGCGCTCGGCTACCGCGTCGTCTCGCTGCATCGCGTGCGTATCATGCACATCACCATTGAGGGATTACAGGCCGGTCAGTGGAGGGATCTGACGCCGGAGGAACGGAGGCGGCTGTTCCAGGCCCTCGGTCGGTCGGATGAACTGTCGGTGTGA